Within Sphingobium sp. SCG-1, the genomic segment GTGGATCTTCGCGGATCCAGTAGCTGCCTGAACGAGGTCCACTTTCACATCACGGCACACAAAAAACTGCCAGTCCGCTCACCGCCATCTTGATCGAACGTGATGGAAAAACTGCCGGTCCGTACCTGAGAATCGAAAATGCGGGCCTAAATGGCGACAATGGGTCGAAATCGGTAGGCAGAATCGGGGGGCTTTACAGCCGTACCCGAGCATGAAGACTGACGATTGGTTACGACACCAGACGTCCACGCGCTGACGTGCGGCGGATCAAACGTCGAACGACGCGAGAGTGGGGCAAGGGCCCTTATCTCCCGCGCAGTATTCTGCAGCCAGTTGTTGGAGCGCGTCGCGGGCGCGACCGAGCTCTACGATTTTTGCATCCAAAGCTTCGACCCGGCTCTTCGCGAGCTCGCGGGCGCGGCTGCGATTCTGGCCCGCATCCAACTTCAGAAGTTCACGGATTTCCCTAAGGGTGAAGCCCCCTTCTATGACCCCACGGACGCGGGTATCAAGGAGCTCTATCGCGAAGCCGAAAAGGTCGAACTTCAGTTTCCCCTGACCCCTACTCTTCTTTTGCGAGGATCGCACCGGCTGCGGTCGCTCGGGTCGATACCGGAGTTCGTGACGATGACGGATCAAAAAAGGTTCTGGCCATCAATCGCATCACGGCGCGCTTTGCTATAGACTGGCATTCGCGGTTGATCGATCGCACGAAGCGCTCATTCGGCGCCATGCAGCGACGTCACCCGTTTTGAAGGCAAAGGTCATCCGGAAGCCAAAGGAGCTTCGTTTCCATATCGGCCACACATTTGGAACCCGCCCCTTCTTGCCCAAGTTCAGGCCCGAAGCGTGCGAGGATGATCTGTGGCCTGAGGATTTCGACCAATGAGATGTTTGGCCATCTCCCGCACTGCCAGTTGTCCTCGATCAACAGCTCGGCCGATCAGCGTAGCATTCGGAAGGCGTCGCCCGCAGCCGTTCAGATGATGATTGCCTGGGCTGCGTTCAGGACGTCCACGGTCGTCTGCACCTCGGGGTAAAGCTCCGCTTCCACCCCTTGTGTGTCGATTTCGACTATGAGGGCGAAACGGACCTCGGGCTCGGCTTCCTGCAACAATTTCCTCGATTTCCACCATCCGGCAACGGGATGAATGGCCAGGAGATTGCGGCGAGCAAGGTTGGATGCCTTGCATGTCAACTGGTCGATATGGAGAGACCCGACGTCGCGCCGATCGCTCCCATATTCCCAAAGATCGTCTTCATCGATCTGGGGACCGACGGGTTCGTCTGCTTTGCTGATACGGGCCATGAACTACTGGGCATTCTCGCCGCCGCGGTTCAGCTTGAAGCGCAGATTATGGGAGGCGTATCGATATCGTGACCCGCGAGAGGCTTCGGCAGGATTGGGAGCGATGAAGGAACTGAGGGCGACCCTCAAGGTCACGTTCACATTGCCGAGTTTGTGCAGTTCCTCGACAGGCCATGGCAGCGTGAAGAGTCGCATCTCCTTGTGAACGTCCCCGCCCGTTTTCTCCGAGATGCCGTACGAAATGATGACGTCCTGGACGATCAGCGAAAGAGCGTTGGAAGCGCTGCGACGGGCTCGCTCGAGGTCGGGGACGCCATAACCGTAGCGCTGGAACAGGCGCGCATAGCTACCCTTGCTCGGCTGCGCGGGAAGATCCGAGCGCATCTGCGGCGTCCCGCAGGCGGATGCCACATAGAGCGCCCGGATGGTTTCGGGCCAGAGCAGCGGATATTCGGACCATAGTTCGGTAATCTGCTTCGCCGCGATTCACGTTGCTGCGCTGGTGTCGAAAGTGAAGCTGAAGCTCACCGTAGCGCTGCCTGCGCCATGGCTGGCGTTTCGAAGGGAGAAGGCGCTTCGTTAGCGAGCGCATCACCAGCCCGGAACAACAGGCAGGCGGCGATCAGCAACCAAGCGGAGCGACGGACTTGCCGCAACCATGACAGAAAGGCGCTATGCGACCGCGTCAGAGCATACATGAATAACCTCGTAATACCGCGTCACTCCATTGGTGGAGTGGCAAAGCACATGCGCAAAGGCATGTGCTGATCAGCGGCAAACGAGGAAAACTCTATCTGCCGCGCGAGCCTTTCAGACGCGCGCGGGTGGTCCCTGGGATGGGGGCGGGGGCGCCGCCAGACGGTGCACGGTAAGGTGGGCGACGGCCTGACTTGTCACGAGCGGAGCAAACAGCGGCCGCGTTGCGTCCAGCGCAGATGGTAGTGCTGTGACCATCCCGCCGCCTAGCCCATTGGCAAAACTGCATTCACTGCCTTTGGTCTTATCACGATCGGATGGCTCACCGTCCTTCTGGATCGGAAGGAAGGCCTTTACCGCGCCTTGGCCAGTGCAGAGCGAAATGACGACATCATGGATACTTTGTGTCGGCATAAAGCCAGTCGGGATGGCAACGCGGATCGAGAGAGCACAGAGGATCAGCAGGGCAAAGAGCCCGCGACCTGTCTGCGACTGCCTGATCCAGTTGTTCATCCGGGCCGGATTACCTCCCCCTCACCCCGCGTCCATAGGGCATGATGTCCCATGGCTGAGCATCGATAGAGCGCTCAGCCCCCCAGATCAATCATGCAAGGGTGCCGGCATGGCAACATGCTGTCATACAGGCTGCCGTGCCGGGGCTCATGAAAACATATTTCGTTCGGTCTGAATGGCGGTCACCAGACGGTCCAGTTCCTGGGTGGTGTTGAACAAGGCCGGGGTGACCCGCAGCAACGGCCCGGACGCAAGGCCAGCCTTCGCGACGACCAGCAGTTTGTGCTTGCCCAGAAATTGCGCCTGCGCGCGCTTGGTGTCTTCTATCGTCTTCATGCCAGGCAGGCGAAATGCGCTGATCGCCCCATAATTGTCTTTCTCGGGCGGAAGCATAAGTTCGATTCCCTTGATGTCACCGGCACGGCCATACCAATGTTCGCGCAAGGCGCGCAGATGAGCAAATTTGCGCTGGATGCCGATATTGTTCTGGACCTCGATTGCCGCTGGAATGGTGAGCCGGGCCGCGAAATCGACGGTGCCGGTCGGGATACGCGATCGGATGTCATCGGCGTTGTGGATGCGATTGCCCAGCCAGGGGAGGATATCCTTCTGCCGGTCCTTGCGGATGTAGATGGCCCCGGTGCCAAGCGGCGCTGCCAGCCATTTATGGAGGGAGAAGCCGATGAAGTCGGCACCGGTGTCGGTGACGTCGAAAGGCATCTGGCCGACAGCCTGTGCGCTGTCGAGAATGACATCGACACCGCGCGCCTTGACCATGGCGACGATTTCCCTGACCGGCGGGATCAGGCCATTGCGGTTCGACACATGGGTGAGCAACAGCAACTTCGCCTTGGGCGTGTCCTTGAGGATTTTCTCGTAAGCAGCCAGGATATTGGCGCGCGTGTGGGGCTCAGGCAGCGAGAAGCGAACGACGTCGACGCCTCGGCTCTGTTCCAGATAGTCCATCGCATATTGCATCTCGTCATAATCGACGTCGCAATAGATGACTGCATCACCCGCCTTGAGCAGGCCATAGTTGACGATCAGGGCGTAAAGCGCCTCCGTCCCGCCGCCAGCAAGCGCGATCTCGTCGGGTTGCGCGCCGATCATCGCGGCTACCCCATCGCGCGATTTGTCGAGTTCCGGGTCGCGCGGCGCGCTTTCGACAGCGCTGCGCAGGAAGGTCGAATTATAGCGGTTCACCCATCCGGTCTTGTCCAGATAGGTGGCATGGACAGATTTGGTCATCGCCCCATAATAGGCGGCATCGAAATTGACGATCGAACGATCAACGTCATAGAGGCTGGCAAGGGTTCGTTGCAGTCCGGCGAAATCGAGCTTGGCAGGAAGCGCCGGGAAGGTTTCCGCGGCGAACGCAGGCTTTACCGTGATCATGGCAGCGACAGAGGCTGCGCCGGCCCCGGTTATAAATTGGCGGCGATTGGTCATTGAATAATACTCCGGATGGGAATGTCGTGAAGAAAAACGGAGGGGATCAAGCTGCGATTTCGATGACGGCGTCGACTTCGACGGCGTAGCCAAGGGGAAGGCGGAATACGCCTACCGCCGAGCGCGCATGACGTCCGCGGTCACCGAACACGTCGACCATGAGGTCGGAGGCGCCATTGATGACAGCAGGGATCGCATCGAAGCCCGGGCCGCCCTGGACAAAGCCGCCAAGCCGCAGGATGCGAACGACGCGATCCAGATCGCCGCCGCAGGCGCTGCGAAACTGCGACAGAAGGTTGATCCCGCAGAGCCTTGCGCCTGCTTTTGCCTGATCGAGCGTCAGGTCGATCCCGACGACCCCCTTCACGCCAGTCGAAGCACTTTTGGAGAGTTGGCCTGAGACATGGACGATCCGGCCCGATCGTGTAAAAGGAAGATAATTGGCGATGGGGGACGATTGTTCGGGCAGTGCAATGCCGAGTTCGGCAAGGCGGTTGGCGATACGAAGCATGATGTCCTCTTAGCGAACGATTTGGCGCAGGAAGGCGCGGGTGCGCGCATGCTGCGGCGACGAGAAAAAGGACGAAGGCTGGCTCACCTCGATGATCTGGCCTTGGTCCATGAAGACCACGCGGTCGGCCACCTCGCGCGCGAAGCCCATTTCATGGGTGACGCACAGCATCGTGATGCCATCGCGCGCCAGGCTCTCCAAGATGTCGAGTACCTCCTTGACCATTTCGGCGTCGAGGGCGGAGGTCGGTTCGTCGAACAGCATGATTTCCGGCTGCATGCACAGGGCGCGGGCTATGGCCGCGCGCTGCTGCTGCCCGCCTGACAACTGGCCCGGATATTTGTCTGCCTGATCGAGGATGTGGACGCGCTCTAGGAACGCCAGCGCGAGATCGCGCGCATTCTCGCGCGAGAAGCCTTTGACCTTCATAGGCGCGACGATGCAGTTTTGCAGGATCGACAGGTGC encodes:
- a CDS encoding MerR family DNA-binding protein — protein: MRSSQKKSRGQGKLKFDLFGFAIELLDTRVRGVIEGGFTLREIRELLKLDAGQNRSRARELAKSRVEALDAKIVELGRARDALQQLAAEYCAGDKGPCPTLASFDV
- a CDS encoding aminotransferase class V-fold PLP-dependent enzyme, coding for MTNRRQFITGAGAASVAAMITVKPAFAAETFPALPAKLDFAGLQRTLASLYDVDRSIVNFDAAYYGAMTKSVHATYLDKTGWVNRYNSTFLRSAVESAPRDPELDKSRDGVAAMIGAQPDEIALAGGGTEALYALIVNYGLLKAGDAVIYCDVDYDEMQYAMDYLEQSRGVDVVRFSLPEPHTRANILAAYEKILKDTPKAKLLLLTHVSNRNGLIPPVREIVAMVKARGVDVILDSAQAVGQMPFDVTDTGADFIGFSLHKWLAAPLGTGAIYIRKDRQKDILPWLGNRIHNADDIRSRIPTGTVDFAARLTIPAAIEVQNNIGIQRKFAHLRALREHWYGRAGDIKGIELMLPPEKDNYGAISAFRLPGMKTIEDTKRAQAQFLGKHKLLVVAKAGLASGPLLRVTPALFNTTQELDRLVTAIQTERNMFS
- a CDS encoding RidA family protein, which gives rise to MLRIANRLAELGIALPEQSSPIANYLPFTRSGRIVHVSGQLSKSASTGVKGVVGIDLTLDQAKAGARLCGINLLSQFRSACGGDLDRVVRILRLGGFVQGGPGFDAIPAVINGASDLMVDVFGDRGRHARSAVGVFRLPLGYAVEVDAVIEIAA
- a CDS encoding amino acid ABC transporter ATP-binding protein; protein product: MSAVRLSGVHKWYGDYHALRNVDLCVAPGEKIVICGPSGSGKSTLIRCINGLELHDEGQILIGEQAVRDDPRSLQHIRSRVGMVFQSFNLFPHLSILQNCIVAPMKVKGFSRENARDLALAFLERVHILDQADKYPGQLSGGQQQRAAIARALCMQPEIMLFDEPTSALDAEMVKEVLDILESLARDGITMLCVTHEMGFAREVADRVVFMDQGQIIEVSQPSSFFSSPQHARTRAFLRQIVR